From a region of the Lactuca sativa cultivar Salinas chromosome 4, Lsat_Salinas_v11, whole genome shotgun sequence genome:
- the LOC111907936 gene encoding ABC transporter G family member 29 isoform X1 → MDEEWNPSFRRNVARSIGRSFSSAAGSWRMEDAFSGVGGGSHDGRSSRHSIEDEEALRWAALEKLPTYSRLRTTIFKSYIPADQQEMHSDQMLMDVRELDPVTRQNFIDKVFMLPEEDNERFLRKFRDRVHKVGISLPTVEVRFQKLSIEADCHVGNRALPTLPNSARNIVEAFLAAIGINLSKKAKLRILKDVSGVIKPSRMALVLGPPSSGKTTLLLALAGRLDKNLKVDGEITYNGHKLNEFEPRRTAAYISQNDIHAGEMTVKETLDFSARCQGVGSRLELLTELARREKEAGITPEAEVDLYMKATAIEADESSLITYYTLRILGLDICRDTLVGDQMRRGISGGQKKRVTTGEMLVGPAKTLFMDEISTGLDSSTTFQIVKCLQQIVHLTDSTIFMSLLQPAPETFDLFDDIILLSEGQIVYQGPRENVLEFFESCGFICPERKGIADFLQEVTSKKDQQQYWADKRKPYRYIPVSEFNEKFKCFHVGEKLKSELSIPYDKNESHKAALVFQKYLVPKMELLKASWDKELLLMKRNAFIYIFKSIQIVFVAFIATTLYLRTTMHHRNEQDGVIYVGALLNSLLINMFNGFADLSLIIMRLPVIYKQRDLMFHPSWAFTLPAFLLRIPISIVESIMWCGILYFGVDLAPDAGRFFKHLLLVFLIQNVAAGLFRLIAGVCKTMNISNTGGAVVLLLIFLLGGFILPKTRIPNWWEWAYWISPLSYGFKAFAINEFRDPRWTSKRSSDNSTNMGYAVLNNLDIPTKESHYWIGAAALLGFVLLFNILFTIALMYLEAPGKPQAIISKEEAAAMEGSQHTNLEPISHPRGTSDTKKGMVLQFTPYAMSFDNINYFVDMPHEMREDGVTEKRLQLLSDVTGAFRPGVLTALMGVSGAGKTTLMDVLAGRKTGGYIEGDIRISGFPKKQETFARISGYCEQTDIHSPTITVQESLIYSAFLRLPKQISKEDKTIFVREVMELVELDNIKDAIVGLPGVSGLSTEQRKRLTIGVELVANPSIIFMDEPTSGLDARAAAIVMRAVRNTVDTGRTVVCTIHQPSIDIFESFDELMLLKRGGKVIYAGSLGRHSQNVIDHFEEVDGVQKIPDKYNPATWMLEVSSGVAEIRLGIDFADHYSASPLQQRNKAMVKELSVPPLGVEDLHFETQYAQSMWGQFTSCLWKMWRSYWKNPDYNLVRFFFTLLCALMVGTVFWKVGSKKSSSNDLSTTIGAMYSAVFFIGVSNCQTVQPVVATERIVFYRERAAGMYSSLPYAMAQVFVEIPYVFLQTTYYTLIVYAMVSFEWTAPKFFWFFFINFFSFLYFTYYGMMTVSITPNEQIAAIFAAGFYLLFNIFSGFYIPQPKIPRWWVWYYWICPMAWTVYGCIVSQYHDSTDTIMVPGMEQGPLLTSYIKDYYGFELDFMGPVAAVLIGFCVFFAFLYATFLRTLNFQMR, encoded by the exons ATGGATGAAGAGTGGAACCCAAGTTTTCGCCGGAATGTGGCGAGAAGCATAGGTAGGAGTTTTAGCAGTGCTGCCGGGAGTTGGCGGATGGAAGATGCATTTTCCGGCGTTGGAGGTGGTAGTCACGACGGACGGAGCAGTCGTCACTCCATAGAAGACGAAGAGGCCTTGCGATGGGCTGCTTTGGAGAAGCTTCCCACTTACAGTCGACTACGAACCACCATCTTCAAGTCTTACATTCCGGCGGATCAACAGGAAATGCATTCTGATCAGATGTTGATGGATGTACGAGAGCTCGATCCAGTTACTCGACAGAATTTCATCGACAAGGTTTTTATGCTCCCTGAAGAAGATAATGAAAGGTTCTTGAGGAAGTTCAGAGATCGCGTTCACAA GGTTGGAATCTCCCTTCCAACAGTAGAAGTTCGGTTTCAAAAATTGTCAATAGAAGCTGATTGCCACGTCGGAAATAGAGCACTTCCAACACTGCCGAATTCTGCTAGAAATATTGTGGAAGCTTTTCTAGCTGCTATCGGTATCAATTTATCCAAGAAAGCTAAACTACGTATTCTTAAAGATGTGTCCGGAGTTATAAAACCATCAAG GATGGCACTTGTGTTGGGTCCACCATCATCGGGTAAGACAACGCTTTTGTTAGCTCTAGCAGGAAGACTCGATAAAAACCTAAAAGTTGATGGAGAGATAACATACAATGGACATAAGCTCAATGAATTTGAACCACGAAGAACAGCAGCTTACATTAGCCAAAACGATATTCATGCTGGAGAAATGACTGTGAAAGAAACATTAGATTTCTCAGCAAGATGCCAAGGAGTTGGATCTCGTTTAG AACTGCTAACGGAGCTCGCAAGAAGAGAAAAGGAAGCAGGTATCACCCCAGAAGCTGAAGTAGATCTTTACATGAAGGCAACTGCCATTGAAGCAGATGAGAGTAGTTTGATTACTTACTACACTCTAAGA ATATTGGGCCTAGATATATGCCGTGACACATTAGTTGGAGATCAAATGAGACGGGGTATCTCCGGAGGACAAAAGAAGCGTGTAACCACAG GTGAGATGCTTGTGGGACCCGCAAAAACTTTGTTTATGGACGAGATATCAACAGGTCTAGACAGTTCCACTACATTTCAGATAGTCAAGTGCTTGCAACAAATTGTACACCTCACCGACTCAACAATCTTCATGTCCCTACTACAACCTGCCCCCGAGACATTCGATCTATTCGATGACATCATCCTACTATCCGAGGGCCAGATCGTGTATCAGGGCCCACGGGAAAATGTTCTCGAGTTCTTTGAGAGTTGTGGATTCATATGTCCAGAGAGAAAGGGCATTGCTGACTTCTTGCAAGAG GTTACATCTAAGAAAGACCAACAACAATATTGGGCAGATAAAAGAAAACCATACAGATATATACCAGTTAGTGAATTTAATGAAAAATTCAAGTGTTTCCATGTGGGGGAGAAGCTGAAAAGTGAGTTGTCAATTCCATACGACAAAAACGAAAGCCATAAAGCTGCTTTAGTCTTCCAAAAATACTTAGTCCCCAAAATGGAGCTCCTTAAAGCCTCATGGGATAAAGAGTTGCTACTAATGAAGAGAAACGctttcatttacattttcaagtCTATACAAATCGTGTTTGTAGCATTTATTGCCACAACTTTGTATCTTAGGACCACAATGCACCACAGAAACGAACAAGATGGTGTGATTTACGTAGGGGCACTTTTGAATAGTCTGCTCATCAACATGTTTAATGGGTTTGCTGATCTGTCACTAATCATCATGAGACTTCCAGTAATTTACAAGCAAAGGGACCTCATGTTCCACCCTTCATGGGCTTTCACTCTTCCAGCTTTCTTGCTACGTATTCCTATATCTATAGTGGAGAGTATTATGTGGTGTGGGATTTTATACTTTGGTGTTGATCTCGCCCCTGATGCTGGCAG GTTCTTCAAGCATCTTCTGTTGGTTTTCTTGATCCAGAATGTGGCAGCGGGGCTGTTTAGGCTAATTGCTGGGGTTTGTAAGACAATGAATATTTCTAACACAGGAGGAGCTGTTGTACTTTTACTTATATTTCTGTTGGGTGGTTTTATACTTCCTAAAACCCGGATTCCAAATTGGTGGGAGTGGGCATACTGGATTTCACCTCTGTCTTATGGCTTCAAAGCCTTTGCTATAAACGAGTTTCGTGATCCTCGGTGGACAAGCAAAAGG AGCTCAGACAATTCAACCAACATGGGGTACGCCGTGCTAAATAACCTTGACATCCCAACTAAAGAAAGCCATTACTGGATTGGTGCTGCTGCTCTTCTTGGTTTTGTGCTTCTGTTCAATATTCTTTTTACCATTGCTCTCATGTATTTAGAAG CCCCTGGAAAGCCACAAGCAATTATCTCCAAGGAAGAAGCTGCAGCCATGGAAGGTAGTCAGCATACCAACCTAGAACCAATATCACATCCTAGAGGCACTTCTGATACTAAGAAGGGCATGGTTCTTCAGTTTACTCCATACGCCATGTCATTTGACAATATCAACTATTTTGTTGATATGCCTCAT GAAATGAGAGAAGATGGGGTGACAGAAAAGAGATTGCAATTACTTTCTGATGTAACTGGTGCATTTAGGCCTGGAGTTTTAACTGCATTGATGGGAGTAAGTGGAGCTGGAAAAACTACATTGATGGACGTTTTAGCAGGAAGAAAAACAGGTGGTTATATCGAAGGAGACATAAGAATATCAGGATTCCCTAAAAAACAAGAAACATTTGCAAGAATCTCTGGATATTGTGAGCAAACGGATATCCATTCTCCCACAATCACTGTTCAAGAATCTTTAATCTACTCTGCTTTCCTCCGTCTCCCAAAACAAATCAGCAAAGAAGACAAAACG ATTTTTGTGCGTGAAGTGATGGAGCTAGTTGAACTAGACAATATCAAGGATGCAATAGTGGGACTTCCAGGAGTTAGTGGTTTGTCAACAGAACAGAGAAAGAGGTTAACAATCGGAGTGGAGCTTGTTGCAAATCCTTCAATTATTTTCATGGATGAACCAACTTCTGGACTTGATGCAAGAGCAGCTGCCATTGTTATGAGAGCTGTAAGAAACACAGTGGACACAGGAAGAACAGTTGTTTGCACCATTCATCAGCCTAGTATTGATATCTTTGAATCCTTTGATGAGTTGATGCTACTGAAAAGAGGAGGAAAAGTTATCTATGCGGGATCACTAGGAAGGCATTCTCAAAACGTCATTGACCACTTTGAG GAAGTTGATGGGGTTCAAAAGATCCCTGACAAATACAATCCAGCAACATGGATGTTGGAAGTCAGCTCTGGTGTTGCAGAAATACGACTGGGCATTGACTTTGCTGACCACTACAGTGCATCGCCTTTACAACA GAGGAACAAGGCTATGGTGAAGGAGTTGAGTGTACCTCCACTAGGTGTTGAAGATCTTCACTTTGAAACACAATATGCTCAATCTATGTGGGGACAATTCACGTCTTGTTTATGGAAAATGTGGCGGAGTTATTGGAAAAATCCCGATTATAACCTTGTTCGTTTCTTCTTCACTTTGCTTTGTGCACTCATGGTTGGAACTGTATTCTGGAAAGTTGGCAGCAAAAA GTCGAGCAGCAATGATCTCAGCACAACCATTGGAGCGATGTATTCTGCTGTATTTTTTATTGGTGTAAGCAATTGCCAAACGGTGCAGCCGGTTGTTGCCACAGAAAGAATAGTTTTTTATCGCGAAAGAGCTGCTGGGATGTACTCTTCGTTACCATACGCCATGGCACAG GTGTTTGTGGAGATACCATATGTATTCCTTCAAACAACATATTACACTCTCATAGTGTACGCCATGGTGTCATTCGAATGGACAGCACCCAAATTCTTCTGGTTTTTTTTCATCAACTTCTTTTCGTTCCTTTATTTTACATACTATGGAATGATGACTGTTTCCATCACGCCAAACGAGCAAATAGCAGCCATATTCGCAGCTGGTTTCTACCTACTTTTTAATATCTTCTCTGGGTTTTATATCCCACAACCC AAAATTCCTAGATGGTGGGTGTGGTACTACTGGATTTGCCCCATGGCGTGGACTGTGTACGGATGCATTGTTTCTCAGTATCATGATTCAACTGACACAATCATGGTGCCTGGGATGGAACAGGGCCCACTCCTCACATCGTATATTAAAGACTACTATGGTTTTGAATTGGATTTCATGGGTCCTGTTGCTgcagttttaattggtttttgtgtGTTCTTCGCGTTCCTATATGCCACCTTCCTCAGGACTTTGAACTTCCAAATGAGATAG
- the LOC111907936 gene encoding ABC transporter G family member 35 isoform X3: MALVLGPPSSGKTTLLLALAGRLDKNLKVDGEITYNGHKLNEFEPRRTAAYISQNDIHAGEMTVKETLDFSARCQGVGSRLELLTELARREKEAGITPEAEVDLYMKATAIEADESSLITYYTLRILGLDICRDTLVGDQMRRGISGGQKKRVTTGEMLVGPAKTLFMDEISTGLDSSTTFQIVKCLQQIVHLTDSTIFMSLLQPAPETFDLFDDIILLSEGQIVYQGPRENVLEFFESCGFICPERKGIADFLQEVTSKKDQQQYWADKRKPYRYIPVSEFNEKFKCFHVGEKLKSELSIPYDKNESHKAALVFQKYLVPKMELLKASWDKELLLMKRNAFIYIFKSIQIVFVAFIATTLYLRTTMHHRNEQDGVIYVGALLNSLLINMFNGFADLSLIIMRLPVIYKQRDLMFHPSWAFTLPAFLLRIPISIVESIMWCGILYFGVDLAPDAGRFFKHLLLVFLIQNVAAGLFRLIAGVCKTMNISNTGGAVVLLLIFLLGGFILPKTRIPNWWEWAYWISPLSYGFKAFAINEFRDPRWTSKRSSDNSTNMGYAVLNNLDIPTKESHYWIGAAALLGFVLLFNILFTIALMYLEAPGKPQAIISKEEAAAMEGSQHTNLEPISHPRGTSDTKKGMVLQFTPYAMSFDNINYFVDMPHEMREDGVTEKRLQLLSDVTGAFRPGVLTALMGVSGAGKTTLMDVLAGRKTGGYIEGDIRISGFPKKQETFARISGYCEQTDIHSPTITVQESLIYSAFLRLPKQISKEDKTIFVREVMELVELDNIKDAIVGLPGVSGLSTEQRKRLTIGVELVANPSIIFMDEPTSGLDARAAAIVMRAVRNTVDTGRTVVCTIHQPSIDIFESFDELMLLKRGGKVIYAGSLGRHSQNVIDHFEEVDGVQKIPDKYNPATWMLEVSSGVAEIRLGIDFADHYSASPLQQRNKAMVKELSVPPLGVEDLHFETQYAQSMWGQFTSCLWKMWRSYWKNPDYNLVRFFFTLLCALMVGTVFWKVGSKKSSSNDLSTTIGAMYSAVFFIGVSNCQTVQPVVATERIVFYRERAAGMYSSLPYAMAQVFVEIPYVFLQTTYYTLIVYAMVSFEWTAPKFFWFFFINFFSFLYFTYYGMMTVSITPNEQIAAIFAAGFYLLFNIFSGFYIPQPKIPRWWVWYYWICPMAWTVYGCIVSQYHDSTDTIMVPGMEQGPLLTSYIKDYYGFELDFMGPVAAVLIGFCVFFAFLYATFLRTLNFQMR, translated from the exons ATGGCACTTGTGTTGGGTCCACCATCATCGGGTAAGACAACGCTTTTGTTAGCTCTAGCAGGAAGACTCGATAAAAACCTAAAAGTTGATGGAGAGATAACATACAATGGACATAAGCTCAATGAATTTGAACCACGAAGAACAGCAGCTTACATTAGCCAAAACGATATTCATGCTGGAGAAATGACTGTGAAAGAAACATTAGATTTCTCAGCAAGATGCCAAGGAGTTGGATCTCGTTTAG AACTGCTAACGGAGCTCGCAAGAAGAGAAAAGGAAGCAGGTATCACCCCAGAAGCTGAAGTAGATCTTTACATGAAGGCAACTGCCATTGAAGCAGATGAGAGTAGTTTGATTACTTACTACACTCTAAGA ATATTGGGCCTAGATATATGCCGTGACACATTAGTTGGAGATCAAATGAGACGGGGTATCTCCGGAGGACAAAAGAAGCGTGTAACCACAG GTGAGATGCTTGTGGGACCCGCAAAAACTTTGTTTATGGACGAGATATCAACAGGTCTAGACAGTTCCACTACATTTCAGATAGTCAAGTGCTTGCAACAAATTGTACACCTCACCGACTCAACAATCTTCATGTCCCTACTACAACCTGCCCCCGAGACATTCGATCTATTCGATGACATCATCCTACTATCCGAGGGCCAGATCGTGTATCAGGGCCCACGGGAAAATGTTCTCGAGTTCTTTGAGAGTTGTGGATTCATATGTCCAGAGAGAAAGGGCATTGCTGACTTCTTGCAAGAG GTTACATCTAAGAAAGACCAACAACAATATTGGGCAGATAAAAGAAAACCATACAGATATATACCAGTTAGTGAATTTAATGAAAAATTCAAGTGTTTCCATGTGGGGGAGAAGCTGAAAAGTGAGTTGTCAATTCCATACGACAAAAACGAAAGCCATAAAGCTGCTTTAGTCTTCCAAAAATACTTAGTCCCCAAAATGGAGCTCCTTAAAGCCTCATGGGATAAAGAGTTGCTACTAATGAAGAGAAACGctttcatttacattttcaagtCTATACAAATCGTGTTTGTAGCATTTATTGCCACAACTTTGTATCTTAGGACCACAATGCACCACAGAAACGAACAAGATGGTGTGATTTACGTAGGGGCACTTTTGAATAGTCTGCTCATCAACATGTTTAATGGGTTTGCTGATCTGTCACTAATCATCATGAGACTTCCAGTAATTTACAAGCAAAGGGACCTCATGTTCCACCCTTCATGGGCTTTCACTCTTCCAGCTTTCTTGCTACGTATTCCTATATCTATAGTGGAGAGTATTATGTGGTGTGGGATTTTATACTTTGGTGTTGATCTCGCCCCTGATGCTGGCAG GTTCTTCAAGCATCTTCTGTTGGTTTTCTTGATCCAGAATGTGGCAGCGGGGCTGTTTAGGCTAATTGCTGGGGTTTGTAAGACAATGAATATTTCTAACACAGGAGGAGCTGTTGTACTTTTACTTATATTTCTGTTGGGTGGTTTTATACTTCCTAAAACCCGGATTCCAAATTGGTGGGAGTGGGCATACTGGATTTCACCTCTGTCTTATGGCTTCAAAGCCTTTGCTATAAACGAGTTTCGTGATCCTCGGTGGACAAGCAAAAGG AGCTCAGACAATTCAACCAACATGGGGTACGCCGTGCTAAATAACCTTGACATCCCAACTAAAGAAAGCCATTACTGGATTGGTGCTGCTGCTCTTCTTGGTTTTGTGCTTCTGTTCAATATTCTTTTTACCATTGCTCTCATGTATTTAGAAG CCCCTGGAAAGCCACAAGCAATTATCTCCAAGGAAGAAGCTGCAGCCATGGAAGGTAGTCAGCATACCAACCTAGAACCAATATCACATCCTAGAGGCACTTCTGATACTAAGAAGGGCATGGTTCTTCAGTTTACTCCATACGCCATGTCATTTGACAATATCAACTATTTTGTTGATATGCCTCAT GAAATGAGAGAAGATGGGGTGACAGAAAAGAGATTGCAATTACTTTCTGATGTAACTGGTGCATTTAGGCCTGGAGTTTTAACTGCATTGATGGGAGTAAGTGGAGCTGGAAAAACTACATTGATGGACGTTTTAGCAGGAAGAAAAACAGGTGGTTATATCGAAGGAGACATAAGAATATCAGGATTCCCTAAAAAACAAGAAACATTTGCAAGAATCTCTGGATATTGTGAGCAAACGGATATCCATTCTCCCACAATCACTGTTCAAGAATCTTTAATCTACTCTGCTTTCCTCCGTCTCCCAAAACAAATCAGCAAAGAAGACAAAACG ATTTTTGTGCGTGAAGTGATGGAGCTAGTTGAACTAGACAATATCAAGGATGCAATAGTGGGACTTCCAGGAGTTAGTGGTTTGTCAACAGAACAGAGAAAGAGGTTAACAATCGGAGTGGAGCTTGTTGCAAATCCTTCAATTATTTTCATGGATGAACCAACTTCTGGACTTGATGCAAGAGCAGCTGCCATTGTTATGAGAGCTGTAAGAAACACAGTGGACACAGGAAGAACAGTTGTTTGCACCATTCATCAGCCTAGTATTGATATCTTTGAATCCTTTGATGAGTTGATGCTACTGAAAAGAGGAGGAAAAGTTATCTATGCGGGATCACTAGGAAGGCATTCTCAAAACGTCATTGACCACTTTGAG GAAGTTGATGGGGTTCAAAAGATCCCTGACAAATACAATCCAGCAACATGGATGTTGGAAGTCAGCTCTGGTGTTGCAGAAATACGACTGGGCATTGACTTTGCTGACCACTACAGTGCATCGCCTTTACAACA GAGGAACAAGGCTATGGTGAAGGAGTTGAGTGTACCTCCACTAGGTGTTGAAGATCTTCACTTTGAAACACAATATGCTCAATCTATGTGGGGACAATTCACGTCTTGTTTATGGAAAATGTGGCGGAGTTATTGGAAAAATCCCGATTATAACCTTGTTCGTTTCTTCTTCACTTTGCTTTGTGCACTCATGGTTGGAACTGTATTCTGGAAAGTTGGCAGCAAAAA GTCGAGCAGCAATGATCTCAGCACAACCATTGGAGCGATGTATTCTGCTGTATTTTTTATTGGTGTAAGCAATTGCCAAACGGTGCAGCCGGTTGTTGCCACAGAAAGAATAGTTTTTTATCGCGAAAGAGCTGCTGGGATGTACTCTTCGTTACCATACGCCATGGCACAG GTGTTTGTGGAGATACCATATGTATTCCTTCAAACAACATATTACACTCTCATAGTGTACGCCATGGTGTCATTCGAATGGACAGCACCCAAATTCTTCTGGTTTTTTTTCATCAACTTCTTTTCGTTCCTTTATTTTACATACTATGGAATGATGACTGTTTCCATCACGCCAAACGAGCAAATAGCAGCCATATTCGCAGCTGGTTTCTACCTACTTTTTAATATCTTCTCTGGGTTTTATATCCCACAACCC AAAATTCCTAGATGGTGGGTGTGGTACTACTGGATTTGCCCCATGGCGTGGACTGTGTACGGATGCATTGTTTCTCAGTATCATGATTCAACTGACACAATCATGGTGCCTGGGATGGAACAGGGCCCACTCCTCACATCGTATATTAAAGACTACTATGGTTTTGAATTGGATTTCATGGGTCCTGTTGCTgcagttttaattggtttttgtgtGTTCTTCGCGTTCCTATATGCCACCTTCCTCAGGACTTTGAACTTCCAAATGAGATAG